CAACATATTTCGGTCTTTAGGAGCTGCAAAGCTGAGCGTTGAGTTTGTGAAAGGAGCAGAGGCCACTGGGAGGGCCATTCATAAAGGAGCAGCCAAGATCCGGGACCACATCACGCCTGAGGAAACCCCTTCAGAGGTCAGCCCCCGTGTCACCAAAGGTCTGCAGGTGGCTAAACAGGCCAGCGGTGGTGCTGTGCGAGTCAGCCAGTTCTTGGGTAAGGACTTAAACCAGTAAAAAAAATACCACACAGGATAAAGTCATTCATAGAAATCTGTTTTGGGTGGTAAACAAACTCAACACATgggtgaagaaaaacagatttttcttctttttctttaagTGCATGCCATTaatctgctgtgctgtgaatcAATATGTACCTGTACCTTTTACTGTGTAAGCATTTAATGTTTATTAACAGTTAATGGAGTGAGTACAGTGGCAGGACATGTGGCAGAGAAGGTGGCGCCCCATGTGAAGAAACATGGCGCTAAGCTGGTCCCAGAGTctctgaagaagagcaaagacGGCCAAGCTTCCAACTTGGAAGGAGCTAAGTTTGTGGCAGCCAGCAGTGTGCAAGGTAAGTACCAATATAACGAAAACTTGAAGAACAAGCATAAACCAACAGCATATTCTTGCACATTCCTACACTGttatatcatatcatatcatcaGCTATCTATTTTAAGAGTACtcaaactttctttttcatttacatCCAACCCAGGTTTCTCTACGGTTTGGTCTAGTCTGGAAACTGGAGCAAAGCTTGTTGGCAAAAGTGTTTCAGAAGAGACAGTCATGACTGTGAAATACAAGTAAGTTCTGCTTCTTTATTTAATCGACAGAAACGTTCTGATCTTTGAGAAACTGTTGTGGATCTTGTTTCCAGCCTCTTGCTGAATCTATTTGGTCACTTTAAACTACATCAGAACAGAACCCAGCCTCTCAGTTTCCTGCTGCGTTGCTTTCCTCTTGGTACATTGGGAAACTCATCTGCTTTCACACCTATTTCTATTTCAGATTTAAGGGCTTAGAGAATCTAATAAACATGTCCAGCAAGAAATGACTGCACGGAAGAGTAAAGGCAAAGACTTGTGAACTAACGACTGACCCTGCTCAACCCTTTCATGTATGCTCTGTCATTAACCCAGGTCGAGTCAGAAAAAACTCTCAAGAAGACATATTCCAAATCTAATACAGCAGCTAACAAAGGGTTGTCtttaaaatctttatttcaCTTATATCTACACCcataaaatatgtgtttttgggCTCTTTTTTGACTTGGTGTAGTTTCAGCCTGTGTATTCTGGGCTTGTCTACCGGTGTGTTCGCTCAAGCTAAATGTCTGCTTGTGTTGGGTGGTGCTGCTTTTGCTGTTACTATCTGTAGCCCCTTTTTCCTGGTTTGTGACTAATAAAACTGCTACAAAGTGAAATATGACTGGTTTTTCGTGACCTCGGTGTATTGATGTGAACGACAGCAGTGTCAATATCACACATCACATTCTGTACACACCTTCATTTATGTTCTCACACCAAATCACTCTTCCCCTTCTCCACCACCTTATTCGTGGTGAAGGTATGGTGACGATGCAAGCCAAGCTACAGACACTGCTCTCAAGTCAGTGGTCAATGTTGGAGTGACTGCATACAACATTGACAATCTGGGCATGAAAGCCATCCTGAAGACTGCAGGCAAACAGACGGCCAAAGCCATGGTCAAAAGCCCAGATAAACAGTCAGCAGGAAGCGAGGGGAAGGAGGCGCAGAAACAAGAACATCAAGCAAAGACAAACCTGAAGGAGGtgcagaagaaagaggaggaggagaagaaataaTGGGATGTTACTGTTTTGACTATTGGATCAATGCCTCATTGCAGGCAAAAATATTGGAATTACCCTAACACAAAGTGCAATTTTACTTAGCAAGCTGTAAAATACTAAGTTATTTATATCTCTCTGGGTCAAGGTTGGCTGCATTGTTCTGTGTCACATGAttctaaacttttttttttttttttaggtttgtcATTATAGTCATGTAAATATTATATGTGTTTTTAGTATAGGACAAATATTCTGTTTCTAATAAACAGTGGACATGTAGATTGACCTTTCAAGTATGATTAATAGAGATTAATTTATAATGGGATGTTTCTTGAAAGATGTTCTTAtagaggaacaaaaacaaatgatgtaTGCAAAATCTAATCTCTTTTGTTTACACACAATACAATAAAATTATAATTTTACTCTGCAAGATAACTCAATTGGCTTTGCAGGGCATTAATGTTGGATGTTGTTATAAAAAGGAAATGAGTTTTCAGACCTAATTAAGTGCGAAATGAACTTCAGAAAATGGCTGCTCACATAAACATTTACTGCATGCGACAGCTGCGTCATTTACGCTTTATTTATTCGTGTTCTTGTCAAACCGTTGACgaggttttgttttgaaacctCGCGGTAATCTGCGCCATCACGCCCTAGGACCCGGAGAAACCCGGAAGCGGCAGTTTCCATGGAAACGCCTAGTAGCAAACCTCTTTTCAGTTGATGTGACTTTTTCGGAAACATGACTGGAGAGAGCGACTACAGCAAGTATGGTTTGGCACGACTGCAGGCGGAACTCGACCAAGAGAGAGAACTGAAGTAAGTTTGTTTTAAGTAAATATCAGTTATCACAGATGTTATTTTCCACTGAAATATAGCATCGTCTGGGTCTTTATCGTAGAGAAATGCTCGAAGAGTCAGTGTCTGATCTCCGGAATACCATGTGTGAACTGCAAGACAGACTACACAGTGTGGATGGCGAAGGTGAGTAaaatttaagtcatttttttagAGTATATGTTATGATGTATCTAAAATTATATATTGCTATCTGTCACCTTAACCAATGCTGGCTAACTGGTCCCCAGCAAAGGTTTAGCTTAAGCTAGCTAGTAGCTATCTGCTGGTGTCTGTCAGCCCAGTGACTCTccagtgttgtctgtgttgtgaCTACAGTGTGACAGTTTCCTCCCTTTATTCTCATGCACCAGGAAACGAGTGGAAGACGAGATATGAGACACAGATAGAGCTAAATGGACAGTTGGAAAGACAGATGTCCCTCATTCATGAGAGACTGGAGGACCTACGAGGGAACCCCATGGGTACGTTCACAGGCTGGTGCCAGCTCTTAAAGGGGTGTAATGCTTAAATCAAGCTTCAAGACAGAGGCCAACTTTCTAGGATGCAGGGCAACCTCTATGGCACTGCATGTGGTTTTCATCTCTGGAGAGCACCCTAGAGGGCTCTTCATCACATTTACTTGCACATTGGGCTGCCATAGAGggcattttatcatgtttaatGTGCCATTGGGGTGTCAAAGAGGcatgtttttcttaaaaattaTTTCTAGTCTGTGAGCCGTGTAAAATTAGATGTGTTGGTGATATATGTCTGTAAGCTGTCACAAGCATATAAAAATACTATATGTGCTGTCAACTTTAAGCACATTAGCCCATTGAATATTCCCATTCGGATGACAGTATAAATTGTGTATTACTGCATTTAACAATTATTGTGGCTGACACACTGCATACTCCAGCATCAGATGTTTCTTGGATCTACATATATCGCATGAATCCACCATACCTAAAGACTCTTCAAGTCAATCTTCCCTTCCAGCTGTCTGTGTACTGTATAACAACAACTTCaatgtaaaaatcaaaaatgacgAAGGCAAAATGTTTACTGTGATAGTCACCCAGCTCAGGCAAGTTTGTATTttaatgcatgcacacataacactcacacactctctcttgtttttcacagATCGATTGGCCTCCATACGATCTTATGATGACATGCCAGTAGTGAgtgcaaatgtgtttattttacactGGTATTAtttagtgggttttttttttttttttttttttaccagcagagagagccagagacacagaatgaggagagagggcaggcaggacagagaggattGTGATGCCAGCTGCTCTCCATCTTCCAGTTGACGCAGGCTGAACAACCCAGAGTTTAATCAAAGCACTGTAATCACAGGATTACAAACCATGGGAGAGTAATGCAGACTAATTACAATgctttaatacacacacatacacacacatgaatgcacaccATACGCTGAAAGGTTGCAAAATACagtctaaatgtgtgtgtgtctgtgtgccttaaGGCAGAACTAACAGATGCTCATTAGTGTATCCGAGGAGTGAGAGAAAGCTTGTGGAGTGAAGATCTATAGACAGACTGTGAGTGTGACAGTAAGATGTCTGTGAGAAGAATATAGATTATTTTTAATGAGGGCAGTATGTAAATATTTGGTGTTCTGAGCTTGTCAGAGTGTCTGCAACCCCCAAAACATGAAGCCTGACCTTTGATACATTCTGTAGCATCAGTGCCAACACAGCTTCCAACAACTTGAGCTTTACGTCTGAAAGATTATGTGTGTCCGTCAGATACCTCACATTCCTGACTTCAGTTGCTTAttttgggacacacacacacacacacacacacacacacacacacacacgtacacgtcTTTTTGCTCTGAAATCTTACATGGCCTTGCCgttatgtgtttatgtggttACTGAATAATGTATGAGCCTAATCCATTTTTGCGCTCAACCTTTCTGTTAATGTTTGATCCTCTCGTGCAAATTGATTTGTAATCAGACATCAGCAGTAGAAAACCTTAATGCTTCATGGCCTCTTTTGTTATGAATGTTGCCAATTAATGGAGGCACTTTGTGgcaggaaacactgagacagCGCCTGAAGCTCCTGACCGAGGAGAAGTCTGACCTCCAGACTCAGCTGATGGACTGTCATCTCAGAATCGAGCAGGAGGGAAAGGTGTGGTTCTCAGCTGTTCCAGTTGACAGGGGGCACAATTAGCCAGGATATTGTGTGGAGGGTCATGATGTCTGCTGGTCTACTGTTATTATTTCTCAGACAAGCAGCTTTACATTTTTCCAGGTGATAAATTTTTCAACTACAAATTACCTTCATTAGCAAAGGATTGAAAAAGATTTGGCTGATATATTTGTTTTGCAATCTTTATTTTTTACCCACCCTTGATGCAAAATTCAACCCTAACCTTTGTCCTGTATTGCTGCGACGAGGCCAGTATGCTCTTAGTTTAGCGACTTGGTTCTTTGTTTATTGTTCTGCTCAGCAAACAGCAAGATATTAGTTGAAATGAGGTTTAACCCACAGCATGTGCAGCCAGTAATCCACGTTCTAATCTGTTGCTCATTAACACTGAAGACCTCCTGAAATACACTCTTAATACACACAGGCTGCAAACACAGAATAAGCACTGCACCCACGAGCAGACAGATTATTACTGACagttaaaaatgtgactttctCTCAAATATCAGGCATTTCATAAAACCAATGATGAGAGGCGGGCGTACCTTTCAGAAATTGCTAAGGTAAGCATTCCCTTTCATCCATGACCGCAGTTTTGCTGTACTGACAAATCGAGCTCTCAAATCAAATCTACTGACTGCGACTCGttgaatattaaatatattcCACACCGAAGAATAGCTGTTGTGGTTAAGCGTTTAAGGACAATACAGTGTAGAGAGCAGAGTGATACACTCTCTAGCTCTTCTCTTTCAGGCCTAGTTACGATTTCTCATTCATCCTCTCTTGCTGCGCTCATGTGTTATATAATAGGTGAGCCTCTGTTCAACCAAAAGTGAGTCAAGGACTTTCTTCCTTATGCTGCAATAAAACTGGTTCCTGCAGGCCTGAAAGGAAACTCAACTACATTTCTCTCTCAGAGTTTTAGAAAGAACTCTTCTTGGAAAAAGTATTCAGATTCTTTACTTAACTGAAAGTACTCATACCACACTGTGAAGAcggtcctgcattcaaaaccttacttaagtaaaagtatcgAATTATTATCAGCAACATTTTACTTAAGTCCTCATTGTGCAGTGAaatggtccctgtcagtgttttactctCATATCTAATGTTTGTGGATTCATATTACAGCTGCATTAATCTATATATTGCGTTTTAttgctgtagatgtttatgGTTGAGCTAATTGTAACTGCTTCATATCCTGTTGTgcagtttaatctacagcaatgcatcatcaaatgtagtagagtaaaaaatacaatatttgcATCTGGGATGGTGTGGAGTAGAAATATAAAATCGAATAAAATGCGaacactcaagtaaagtacaagtacctcaaatttgtacctAAGTGCAGTGcttgagtgtgtgactgtgtgtctcatacacacatacatgtgcatacAGCTACACAGTGCTCATGTGTCTGGAGTCCACTTACTTTGTAATTACTCATGTACTGTCCACGGCCACAGCTGTCCTCCACCCTTGAGGGCCAAAAAAGACAGTACTACAGCCAACCACAGAGGGCAccagagagcaaacagaggaggtgagtggcacacaacactgacaggtGATGGACACAATAATATGAACAACTGTCATACGTCAGTTTCACATTGGTGACGTTTGTTTGAGGGTGTCTGAATGCCTTAATTTTGATATTTTATAATTTATAATTTgatacacagtatatatatttttgattTGCTATGTGACTCTGTGAGTAAATAGCATATTGGAATTTATGtatatattgatttattttgggATACGACTGGGATGATTTAGTGTACAGATTTGTAGCTAGTGAAGTAACCATGCTGGACAGATTAACTcagaattaatgaatgaataaattcaGAGATGTGTCTTCTACTATATTATTGTTGCAGGGTTTGGAATTAGAAATCTGCTGTAATTTCAGATCTCTTAATCTTttgaagtgaaaacactgtaTCTACTACGTGCGTCTGCGTACCTAAATATACTCTCTGATTGCATAGAGGGAAGCAGGCCAGCAGGAAGGCAGAGGCTGACTCTAAGAAAGGcgaagatggaggaggagtgtgtgtgaaaggaggaggaggtggtggtggtggtggagcagcagcagagagaagagaagagaagagaagacatCTCAAAGGGGAAGCAGGTTACCCACCCTGAAGTACCACCAGAAACACAACCCCTAACCAAACCTGGTGTCATAGCCCTTTGAAACAAATGCTGGATTGATTACGGTAGAATATTACCATATACTTTTTTTCAGGCAGGTACTTATATGTTCTTCAGCTTCCTGTGGCTTTGTTCACATTTCTCAatggctggaaaaaaaatgcagtttctATGTAGGTTATCTGCCCATGTGCCACAGTCAGAGTTGTACTACTGTGTTTATAGTTGATGGCAAATACAGTTCTACTTTAATCTCATGGCGTAAAATATTCTTTTTCTAATAAAGTGTGGCATTACCGTTTCCTAACATGTTTCTTTGTTTAAGAGAAAAGTAGCTAATCTTTATAGCCAAGAACATTACAGGCTTTGAGTGTTGTGAGGTCATCTCCTAATGTGCTAGAAGCCTGCTGAGTCTGACATTTCTGTTGTCactgcaactttttttttgacGCACCTCCTACGACTTGCATTACGTAAGCAGCACCACATCCAccactctctctgtgtgtggttCATCCACAGAGCAACCAGTCACCCCCATTCCACCCACTGACCGCCCTGACAAATGTAGGAGTAAGAAAACTGCATCCATATGAGATGCAGGAGTGAACAGGAAATTTGCCAGgagctgtttcatttgttttcgtGAAGAAGTGTGGAGGATGAGTTCAGCTGTcattctgaaaacactgaactgaaataaTATCTCATAACACATGGCACATAGCATGAATTCATCGTTTTGCCTTGTTCCTTTAGCTTTATCTTCCTCGTTCACTGATTGGTCTGGAAGTGCAGTGACATCCTATTAATTAGCTCATGGATTCATAAAGGAGGATTATGCATTAACTATCTATGACCTTTATGTCCAAGACCGGCGTGGCAGTGTGTTGCAGTGACAAGGGAACTGGCCCTTTAACTCGAAGGGCAAAGATCAAACCCTGGTGTCACCaaacatcagagcagctgatcTGTCCTTTCGCATGACACTGAAAGCTCtattaaaatttaaaatattaaattaaaatttgTTACATGAATTAATAAAACTAGCATACTTTAGTGAAATATATGAGTTTGAAAGTACTTGATAgcagcaatccatccaaaaaaatgtaatttagctGCAATATTGTGCTAGTCACTTCAATGGCTTTAAGGGTGTTTTATGATTCACACACTTAAGTACTACACTTGGATATCTTAAATATCTTAAATATTCTATGGTCTCACAGAGTCACTAATTTATCGGTCCACTCATCCAGTAAACCATCTCCAAAAAGTATCACCTAATGACATCATCAATCCAAATCCTAAAGCTCTAATTTCTAGCTCCAGGAcgcatttgtttgcatttgcgGGTATTGACTTTCCTGTCTAAAATCATTGGTCCAGCACAGTGTGAAGTCTGTTTCAGGGTGTGTTTTCCCTTCACAGGTCCGCTCATATTTCTGATATGGTTGGCTGCCTTGGTGTGCAATCCtaaatgtgctgcagtgacagGTTGTTTGTCTTAGATTGATGACTTAATTTAAAGATAGCCAGTCCATGTTGCCTTATTGAAAGAGCGAGCGCATTTACAGTGCAccagtctctccctctttcgcctctcttcttccctctgtttcatGCACAAGCTCATTTTAGTACAGCTCATTGCATCCTGCCCATGaatcacacagcacacagggcAGTGTGTGTAGATGTCTTGTGCTGACAGGTGAAACATGGTGACAAATTACTACAGTATCTGTCAAAACACCACTCTGCTGCCTACTCATGCTAACTCAGCTAGCTCCTCTCTCTGTACTCACCATGAATATGCTGCAAACAATGTAGTGTACGTGCAAGTGCAtttgatgtgtgagtgtgtatatatatatatgggaATGATTTGCAagttttgcatgcatgcattcatgtgcGTGCACATGAGCTAAATATGCATGTGGATTGATTTGAGTTAGAAAAAAACCCCTGTAAGATGTGTCAGAGTGGACTTTCACAGCTGTCCTTATGTTCACACTACATGCTGTGTTGTGTGAAATTGTGAAGATGTTTTCGCAGCATAAAGATGCAGTGATTACTGACAGAATGGAAAGGGTATCTTTGTACAGTAGCATCTGTCAACAGTCTGAGTGGGTGGGCTTTTAAATGGGCTGTGAAATTAAGACAGATTTAATTTTCAGACTTATTCCAGGTGGGATTCGCCACAACATTAATCATCAGTCCATCTAACCGTATCTTAATgagctctttgtgtttgtcatcattcatttcacagAAATGCGGCGGCTGAGCTGGGATAAATTGtgcttttacttctgttttttAGTGTCTTTGAAACAACGATTACAGTCAAAAAGTGGCACTGAGAGGAGCTCTGGGCATAAAAAAACTCAATAATCTCTGTCCTTTTTTATGAGGGATGGCAGATCATAAACCTGTCCGATCCACTTTAAATGTACTCTGTGTAATTTAGTTTCCAAATAGAATAAAATGTGCCTGAAAAGACACTTTTATAACCTTAGTCACAAATCCCAGCAGTCTCCATCTCTTTATATGCAGGTCAATTGAATCTCAGGAAACTGCACAGTCATGCTTCAGGAGCAAAGATGACCTCTATGAAGAACTGCACCCATTTTATTACTTGTTCACATTCAGTATTCCCCAAAACTACGTCATTCTGATGTTATTTTTGCATTAATTAGTCAGATGCGATGCTGATGCAAATGGATGCAGATAAGCTGTTATATCCTTTATGCTTGATTACTTTGAAATTTGCAACACCTTCAAAGCGTATTTCATCCAGTATCCAGACACTCACAAATATCAGATGGGAATGGAAATGAGACCATCGTCCTGCTTTTGAGTCCTTCACCGTGTCCTCCATTGTTCTTGTGCTGGTCTGACGACACATTCCCCCATATGTGCCCTGTTTTTAGAAGAATATAGACAGAAACACCTCGTCAGAACCTCAGTTTGTGACGCACGCTGggtccttgtgtgtgtgtccccaaAATAGCTAAAGCTGCgttgtttcttctctctgttgcaCATTCTGATGCATTTGTGCAGCAGGTCTGGATCAGATGCTGTGGATGGAAAACAAGCACTAAACAAACGTCATAAATACAAAGAAAGTAAACATTTTACACGATAAATGTCTTTGACCTGTTAAACCACTCTAGGCACAATGACAGCAGGaccttatttttattttcaccatcACTGGCACAGATAAATgctggacaacacacacactcacagttcatCCGGGAGTGGTGATGGAGCGGAATTGGGTGGTCTCTGGAGGCCAGGATGTAGGTCAGCGGTCTTTATCTCTTCCATAGCTCGGAGAAACTATTTCCTGCTGCCACATACAAACAAacttcagagctgagaggaagaaacaagctTATGATAATGAGACAGCAGCATCCTTCTCCAGCTCTCAGTCCTCTGCCTTCATGCTGCAGCTAAAGTCATATCGATATGCAATCCCATTTTCATACAGACATAAATACGTGGAACTGAGTAAAAGTCATACTTGTCACAGTGTCACAAACAGAccccctgcgtgtgtgtgtgtgttactgaacATCTCACGTGCAGATGTTCTTGTGGGTTAAACATAATAAGTTTCAAGGCTGTGATGTGATTCGCCTTCACACAccaaaattcattcattaacaTATAGCACGCAGGTGAAATGAAGATAAAATCTAGCCTTAAGATCTGAAATGTGTTCTTCTGTCACTGAAAGGttcaaaaatacaagaaaagTTTCTCTTAAATTTTCAGAGAACAGTGAAGATAGACCCCTCTCCTGCGCAGCTGACGCGTGTCTTCGGGGGCGTGCAGGACCAGCAGCCTCCCCCAGCACGGGTGGGAAGCGTGGTTTTGCATCCTAATGAGGGGTGGGGGCGCTGAATGGAAATCACGACAGAGTgacgtggaggaggagagaggaggtggggtgaAAAGAGAATGGGAGGGGAAGCAGCTGCTACCTAGTCCATTTCCAGTCCAGCCTCTGCTTCTTTTGCtcaatacgcacacacacacagacacacagacacacacatactggtGTTGGGTTGGTGGTGGAGCACATCAACCGGACAACAAAGGGACGCACAGTCGGGGAGGGGGGGCTCACTGCAGCCAGGACAGGATCACACCAACATCCAGTGTCAGCGGCAAGCTCACTGAactcttcatttttcacatcttgTGGGGAATAAGGAAGCAGCCAGTCTGGAGGTGACCGTCACAGAAGCGTTAATTGCTCGCGTAGGTAAGCCTGTCAATCAACTCCTGATGCAAGtgattcattctttcatttcacaTGTGCGCCACTGTCTGAAGACACACTTCTCGTTGTTTTGTCTCAAAGATTCGCGCCTGTTGACCTCAAGACTAGAAGTGAAAAGATAAATTCCGTCTTTGACTCATTGTTTAATGTAAGAGTCGCAGTTTCTTGTCGCCTCGAAGGCTGCTGCTCGCCCGGCTGTGCGTGGAGGTAGTGAATATTTATAAAGGGGGGAATTAATCGGCTGTTATTGATTCGTGActgccgctctctctctccatccatctgcgCGTCAGAGCAACTCAGGGGCACTCTGACAGACAGCGTTGGGTCGTCATGAAGCATGCTGTCCACCGCTCGGCTTAACAGCACTTAATCTGTCATTAGGGGGTTATTTTGAGACAGAACACCAGCGACGGACACCGACTGGCAACTTTATCCGCCGTGCAAACCTCTCCCCGGCttgcttttccttccttccttccttccttcctctgcgccccttgtttttgtttacttcctCGGTGGTGAAAACTTTTCACCGCATTCCTCCTGTTTCGTCTCCTCCAGATAGTACAGCCGTACTTGTGAGCCTCGGCAGCGAGATGGAGATGGAGCATTTCGACGATCGGGATAAAGGTCAGAGACACAGCCGCTCCAGCGCCAAGATGAACGGCGTGCCGAGCCCCACGCACAGCGCCCACTGCAGCCTGTACCGGACCCGGACCCTGAAGACTCTGACCGCGGAGAAAAGAGCCAAGAAAGTCCGATTCTACCGCAACGGAGACCGGTACTTCAATGGGATAGTGTACGCCATCTCTACAGACAGGTTCCGGACCTTCGACGCCCTGCTGGCCGATCTGACCCGCTCCCTGTCCGACAACGTCAACCTGCCCCAGGGCGTCCGGACCATCTACACCCTGGATGGCTCCAAGAAGATCACCTCTATTGACCATCTGATTGAAGGTGGGTACCTTCACGGTACTTTGCAGGACTGGTCCTCTCATGCACCTGGACTCATCTGCATCCATAATGGCATCTAAACTGGACACATCTGCCTGcacatctcttcctctctcttaaATATCACCTCCCAGTTGTATAACCAGCAAACTTAAAGCAATGATAAACATTTACAGGCTTGTTTGAAATCAGGCTCAACAAGCTATTTTTATAGGCACTGCTCTATAAAAGTGTCTAATCCTATTGAGCATGCTTTAGATTATTGTTATGAAGATTATATCAGTCATTTGACGACCATATGGTGATACAGACATACGTCTCGGCTCAGATTAGCTCTCTCTTGATCTGTTTTACTCTTTAAGGAGTGACATGGGAAGAGCTAAAGTTGTTGACATCATCTTTGGTTGATATGGGATGTGAAATGTAGGAGCTGCAAACAGTCCCATGTCAGTATGATTTTAAATTTCAGTCAGTTTATCAAGGCATTATGCTGCCTGCTCGAATAACAGTGCTGTTGCTTGGTAGCCAGCCTATGCTGTTGTCTTtgcttcctttccttccttttctgtaTCTTTTCTCGCTCTGTTTATAGAGTCTCATCTATTTTGTTATTTCTAAAGCTCATCTAATTCTTCCagtgtttttatactttttctctccttgctTCCCCTCCTTAACCCCAATAGGTGACAGCTATGTGTGCAGCTCCATTGAAGCTTACAAAAAATTGGATTACACAAAAAACGTGAACCCCAACTGGTCGGTGAACGTCAAGGCCTCGGCGGCGTCCTCCCGCGGACCTCCTTCTCTGGGCAGTGCCAAGGCTGGGGCCCCCGAGAGCCGCGAAATCAAGGACTTCATACGCCCGAAGCTTGTGACAGTGGTGCGGAGCGGAGTGAAGCCCCGCAAAGCTGTGAGGATCCTGCTGAACAAGAAAACGGCCCATTCCTACGAACAAGTCCTGACCGACATCACTGATGCCATCAAGCTCGACTCCGGAGTGGTGAAGAAGATCTACACACTGGAGGGCAAACTGGTGAGaaatccccccccccaaagTCATCATGGTGTCACACAGCAAGCTCATTTTATAAGCATTATGAATGCTATGGAGGGCAAGAAGGCTTTTTATGGTATTATAGAACATCAAACATATCTTTGACTTGGTTTTATCATGACTGGCAATGCTGATTGTTAGCCTGCGCTCAAGGTGGCATTATTTTTCTGAAAGCTTCCAGTATAAATGCCATCTCTGGTAATGCAGTCAGTGGGAGTTGATGTTTTGTTGCAAGTGTCACAAGTGATGAGTGGTTCCATTCAGAGAAGTAAACCAGACACTGA
Above is a window of Chaetodon auriga isolate fChaAug3 chromosome 15, fChaAug3.hap1, whole genome shotgun sequence DNA encoding:
- the ccdc169 gene encoding LOW QUALITY PROTEIN: coiled-coil domain-containing protein 169 (The sequence of the model RefSeq protein was modified relative to this genomic sequence to represent the inferred CDS: deleted 2 bases in 1 codon): MTGESDYSKYGLARLQAELDQERELKEMLEESVSDLRNTMCELQDRLHSVDGEGNEWKTRYETQIELNGQLERQMSLIHERLEDLRGNPMDRLASIRSYDDMPVETLRQRLKLLTEEKSDLQTQLMDCHLRIEQEGKAFHKTNDERRAYLSEIAKLSSTLEGQKRQYYSQPQRAPESKQRRGKQASRKAEADSKKGEDGGGVCVKGGGGGGGGGAAAERREEKRTSQRGSRLPTLKYHQKHNP
- the dclk1a gene encoding serine/threonine-protein kinase DCLK1a isoform X3 — protein: MEMEHFDDRDKGQRHSRSSAKMNGVPSPTHSAHCSLYRTRTLKTLTAEKRAKKVRFYRNGDRYFNGIVYAISTDRFRTFDALLADLTRSLSDNVNLPQGVRTIYTLDGSKKITSIDHLIEGDSYVCSSIEAYKKLDYTKNVNPNWSVNVKASAASSRGPPSLGSAKAGAPESREIKDFIRPKLVTVVRSGVKPRKAVRILLNKKTAHSYEQVLTDITDAIKLDSGVVKKIYTLEGKLVSCLQDFFGDEDIFVACGPEKFRYQDDLMLDESECRVVKSVNYGKMSGSLNRGSPRTVVQSRRSKSPASVNGTPASQLSTPHSGKSPSPSPTSPGSLSRRREKDKAVTEHRPTTS